The Kineothrix sp. MB12-C1 genome includes a window with the following:
- the htpG gene encoding molecular chaperone HtpG, translated as MAAKHGSLSINSDNIFPIIKKWLYSDHDIFIRELISNGCDAITKLKKLEMMGECTLPADYKAKIQVLVNPEEKTLKFIDNGIGMTADEVEEYINQIAFSGATDFFEKYKDKTNEDQIIGHFGLGFYSAFMVADKVHIDTLSYKEGAKPVHWECDGGTEFDMTEYDSGERTRTEVGTEITLYMNEDCLEFSNEYRVREVIKKYCSFMPTEIYLSKENTTETQTINEDEKLDTDTVVEEVAKEKEEDKQQLKIIKRPELLNETRPLWTKHPNECTKEEYLEFYRKVFQDYKEPLFWIHLNMDYPFNLKGILYFPQINTEYETMEGTIKLYNNQVFIADNIKEVIPEFLLLLKGVIDSPDLPLNVSRSALQNDGFVKKISDYITKKVADKLSGMCKTEKEEYEKYWDDISPFIKFGCLKDDKFCEKMTDYILFKDLDGKYLTLPECLEVNKIDTENAVDEEGNKVEADIVDESSSEDESSEEEKKEKIIYYVTNEKQQGQYINMFKAAKMDAVILTHNIDQPFISQLESKNEGIRFQRIDADITDTLRAKTSKKVEKEMEEQAEEISKMMKKALKKESLAVKIEKLKNKKVSSIVTISEESRRMQDMMKMYSMPGMDMGMFGQEGETLILNANHPLVQYVLENKEGDNVTMICEQLYDLALLQNAPLEPEAMAKFVVRSNDIMMLLTK; from the coding sequence ATGGCAGCAAAACACGGTAGTTTATCAATTAACAGCGATAATATTTTCCCTATTATTAAGAAGTGGCTGTATTCGGATCATGATATTTTTATAAGGGAATTGATTTCTAACGGATGTGACGCGATTACGAAGCTTAAGAAGTTGGAAATGATGGGAGAATGTACTTTACCTGCAGATTATAAGGCGAAGATACAAGTTTTGGTAAACCCGGAAGAAAAGACATTAAAATTTATTGACAACGGTATAGGAATGACAGCGGATGAAGTGGAAGAATATATTAATCAAATCGCTTTTTCCGGTGCTACGGACTTTTTTGAAAAATACAAGGATAAGACGAATGAAGATCAGATTATCGGTCATTTTGGTCTTGGTTTTTATTCCGCTTTCATGGTAGCGGATAAAGTTCATATCGATACTCTTTCCTATAAAGAGGGAGCAAAGCCTGTTCATTGGGAATGTGATGGCGGTACGGAATTCGATATGACAGAGTATGATTCCGGGGAGAGAACGAGAACAGAGGTAGGTACGGAGATTACCCTCTATATGAATGAAGACTGTCTGGAGTTTAGCAACGAATATAGGGTAAGGGAAGTTATCAAGAAATATTGTTCTTTCATGCCCACTGAAATTTACTTATCCAAGGAAAATACCACGGAAACTCAGACGATTAATGAAGATGAAAAGCTGGATACGGACACCGTTGTAGAAGAAGTTGCCAAGGAAAAAGAAGAGGATAAGCAGCAGCTTAAGATTATAAAAAGACCGGAGCTCTTAAATGAAACGAGACCTCTATGGACGAAACATCCGAATGAGTGTACGAAAGAAGAATATTTAGAGTTTTACCGAAAGGTATTCCAGGATTATAAAGAGCCTCTTTTCTGGATACATTTGAATATGGACTATCCATTTAATTTGAAGGGTATTCTTTATTTCCCTCAAATCAATACGGAATATGAGACGATGGAAGGTACTATTAAGCTATATAACAATCAGGTATTTATTGCCGATAATATCAAGGAGGTAATTCCTGAGTTCCTTCTATTGTTAAAAGGTGTAATCGATTCTCCGGATCTGCCGCTCAACGTATCCAGAAGTGCGCTGCAGAATGACGGCTTCGTTAAGAAGATTTCTGATTACATTACGAAGAAGGTTGCGGATAAGCTCTCAGGAATGTGTAAGACGGAGAAGGAAGAATACGAGAAATATTGGGATGATATTAGCCCGTTCATTAAGTTCGGCTGTCTGAAGGATGATAAGTTCTGTGAGAAAATGACCGATTATATTCTTTTCAAGGATCTGGATGGTAAATATTTGACTTTACCGGAATGCCTGGAAGTGAATAAAATTGATACAGAAAATGCTGTCGATGAGGAAGGCAATAAGGTAGAAGCTGATATCGTGGATGAATCTTCCTCAGAAGATGAATCCTCAGAGGAAGAGAAGAAAGAAAAGATTATTTATTATGTAACAAATGAAAAACAGCAAGGCCAATATATCAATATGTTCAAAGCCGCGAAAATGGATGCTGTTATTCTGACACATAATATCGATCAACCGTTTATTTCTCAATTAGAGTCCAAGAATGAAGGAATTCGTTTCCAGCGCATCGATGCGGATATTACGGATACACTTCGTGCCAAAACTTCCAAGAAGGTAGAAAAGGAAATGGAAGAGCAGGCGGAAGAAATCTCCAAGATGATGAAAAAAGCATTGAAGAAGGAATCTTTGGCTGTAAAAATTGAAAAATTAAAGAATAAAAAGGTTTCTTCTATAGTTACAATATCGGAAGAAAGCAGACGTATGCAGGATATGATGAAGATGTATTCTATGCCCGGAATGGATATGGGAATGTTCGGTCAAGAAGGAGAAACGCTTATCTTGAATGCGAACCACCCTTTGGTACAGTATGTATTGGAGAATAAAGAGGGTGATAATGTAACGATGATTTGTGAACAGCTCTATGATTTGGCGTTGCTTCAGAATGCACCGCTCGAGCCGGAAGCAATGGCGAAGTTCGTAGTAAGAAGCAATGATATTATGATGTTGCTTACAAAATAA
- a CDS encoding MFS transporter — protein MKKTNIFSDLRIFLILWGSQTVSTLGTAMTNFALIVWVYGQKETASSITLLSVFSFLPSILFCFIAGTIADRWDKKRIMLVCDLIAAIGTVTVLVLYLTSTLQIWHLYIINFLLSFMNAFQSPASYVATSLLVPKEHYVRVSGLHALSGSIITILAPALGSAVLAVGGLEAVLMIDLATFSVAFLTLLFFIRIPVIESMAREVKESFTRSCMAGINFLRNHSALLRIILFFAFINLIAKMGGYGMLPALVLGRTGNDQVALGIVEAAVGIGTLVGSVFVTLMKPVRNRVRVIFFSCGISFLLGDVGQSLTHTLPLWIAAAFTSNVPMAFLNANLTAVMRTNVPIEMQGRVFSARDTIQYSTIPIGLLLGGILADNMFEPFMTGDSQLQQVLSIPFGTGKGSGIAVIFFIVGMIGFITSFVALKNPLYQGLNEES, from the coding sequence ATGAAAAAAACAAATATATTTTCTGACCTCCGAATTTTTTTAATTCTGTGGGGTTCACAAACTGTATCCACATTGGGTACTGCTATGACTAATTTTGCACTCATTGTATGGGTGTATGGACAAAAAGAAACGGCTTCCAGTATAACATTGTTGTCCGTGTTCTCCTTTTTACCCTCGATACTATTTTGTTTTATCGCCGGTACAATTGCTGACAGATGGGATAAAAAGCGTATCATGTTGGTATGTGATTTGATTGCAGCTATTGGCACAGTAACCGTTTTGGTGCTTTATTTGACATCAACATTGCAAATATGGCATTTGTATATTATCAACTTTCTGCTTAGCTTCATGAACGCATTTCAAAGCCCTGCGTCCTATGTAGCAACAAGCTTGTTAGTGCCAAAGGAGCACTATGTGAGAGTGAGCGGACTGCATGCCCTTTCTGGTTCCATCATCACGATACTTGCTCCGGCGTTGGGGAGTGCGGTACTAGCCGTTGGTGGATTGGAAGCAGTTCTAATGATTGACCTCGCCACTTTTTCGGTTGCTTTTCTAACGCTATTATTTTTTATTAGAATCCCGGTAATCGAGAGCATGGCAAGGGAAGTAAAAGAATCATTCACCAGAAGCTGTATGGCTGGAATTAATTTTCTGCGGAACCATTCGGCTTTGCTGCGAATTATCTTGTTTTTCGCTTTTATTAATCTGATTGCAAAAATGGGCGGTTATGGTATGCTGCCTGCATTGGTGCTTGGGCGCACAGGAAACGACCAAGTTGCGCTTGGTATAGTCGAGGCTGCTGTGGGGATAGGAACGCTTGTAGGGAGTGTTTTTGTTACCTTAATGAAACCGGTGCGGAATCGGGTTCGGGTTATCTTTTTCTCCTGTGGTATATCGTTTCTTTTAGGCGATGTTGGGCAGAGCCTAACCCATACTTTACCATTGTGGATAGCGGCGGCGTTTACATCCAATGTTCCTATGGCATTTTTAAATGCTAACCTAACAGCTGTCATGCGTACCAATGTGCCAATAGAAATGCAGGGGCGCGTTTTTTCGGCAAGGGATACCATCCAGTACAGTACAATCCCAATTGGGCTGTTACTGGGCGGGATTTTAGCAGATAACATGTTTGAGCCATTTATGACAGGCGATTCACAATTGCAGCAAGTGTTATCAATCCCTTTCGGCACTGGAAAAGGCTCTGGGATAGCGGTAATCTTCTTCATCGTTGGGATGATCGGGTTTATTACAAGCTTTGTTGCTTTGAAAAATCCATTGTATCAGGGTTTAAATGAGGAATCATAA
- a CDS encoding protein adenylyltransferase SelO: MKKEWIEMKKINIGWNFDNSYIHLPEKFYSKQGPTPVSSPELVILNKSLSKSLGLDIDILQNSGIGILAGNEVPEGTTPIAQAYAGHQFGHFTMLGDGRALLLGEQITSDGRRFDIQLKGAGRTPYSRGGDGRAALGPMLREYIISEALHYLNIPTTRSLAVITTGQRVIRERALPGAILTRVASSHIRVGTFQYAAAYGSMKDVQLLAEYTLQRHFPDIAFHEKRFTLLLREVIKKQAQLIAKWQLVGFIHGVMNTDNMTISGESIDFGPCAFMDAYYPGTVFSSIDTAGRYAYGNQPQIAAWNLARFAETLLPLLHENEDKALNIANEEISNFKTIYAYHWLNGMRAKLGFFNEEEEDESIVTELLNIMEKYKADYTNTFRNLTLGKLEGMDIFSTAEFLDWKEKWDIRRKKENKSKEESNQLMRENNPAIIPRNHRVEEALEAAEKGNFSIMEKLLDVLDHPYEYSPQQEEFSMLPPASACSYRTFCGT, translated from the coding sequence TTGAAAAAGGAATGGATTGAAATGAAAAAAATAAATATTGGATGGAATTTTGATAACAGTTACATTCATTTGCCGGAAAAGTTTTATTCAAAACAAGGGCCAACCCCTGTGTCCTCCCCGGAGTTGGTTATTCTGAATAAATCCCTTTCTAAATCTCTTGGATTGGACATAGATATACTGCAAAATAGCGGAATAGGGATATTAGCAGGAAATGAGGTGCCGGAAGGGACCACACCCATAGCACAAGCATATGCAGGCCATCAGTTTGGTCATTTTACGATGCTTGGAGATGGGAGAGCCTTATTGCTTGGAGAGCAGATTACATCAGATGGCAGGCGTTTTGACATCCAGCTTAAAGGGGCGGGGAGAACGCCATACTCCAGGGGAGGAGATGGAAGGGCTGCTTTAGGCCCCATGCTTCGAGAATATATTATTAGTGAAGCCCTTCATTACCTTAACATCCCCACGACCCGAAGTCTGGCAGTGATTACAACAGGGCAAAGGGTAATAAGGGAAAGGGCGCTTCCTGGTGCGATATTAACCCGTGTCGCATCCAGCCATATTCGAGTGGGCACCTTTCAATACGCTGCCGCCTATGGCAGTATGAAAGACGTGCAGCTTTTAGCCGAATATACCTTACAACGGCATTTTCCGGATATTGCATTCCATGAAAAACGATTCACCCTGTTACTAAGAGAAGTCATTAAAAAACAGGCACAATTGATTGCAAAATGGCAATTGGTTGGGTTTATTCATGGCGTAATGAATACAGATAATATGACAATAAGTGGAGAATCTATCGATTTTGGTCCCTGTGCATTTATGGATGCATATTATCCGGGAACGGTTTTTAGCTCAATTGATACGGCCGGCCGATATGCTTATGGGAATCAGCCGCAAATTGCAGCATGGAACCTCGCAAGATTTGCGGAGACCTTGTTGCCGCTTCTTCATGAGAATGAAGATAAGGCTTTAAATATAGCAAATGAGGAGATCTCGAATTTTAAAACGATTTACGCTTATCACTGGCTCAACGGTATGCGGGCAAAATTAGGATTTTTTAATGAAGAGGAAGAAGATGAGTCTATAGTAACCGAATTGCTGAATATTATGGAAAAATACAAGGCAGATTATACCAATACCTTCAGGAACTTAACCCTTGGTAAATTAGAAGGTATGGATATTTTTTCTACTGCTGAATTTTTAGATTGGAAAGAGAAGTGGGATATAAGGCGGAAGAAAGAGAACAAATCAAAAGAGGAATCCAATCAGTTGATGAGGGAAAATAATCCTGCCATAATACCACGCAATCACAGAGTTGAAGAGGCATTGGAGGCCGCTGAAAAGGGGAATTTCAGTATAATGGAAAAGCTGCTCGATGTACTTGATCATCCTTATGAGTATTCTCCACAGCAAGAAGAATTCTCCATGTTGCCCCCTGCATCTGCGTGTTCCTATAGGACGTTCTGCGGAACATAA
- a CDS encoding MerR family transcriptional regulator encodes MKSNEVSEITGISVRTLHHYDAMGLLCPGRNPENGYREYAAEDIDKLQQILFFKECGFPLAKIKELLNRPDFDRAKAFDIQKKYLLHEKKRIDSMLKTLEKSIQNMKGELEMSEKEKFNGFDFTSNPYEEEARRLWGDEKIDQNNAYIAGLSNEEQKAIAKGMDDLFMNLSKVRMESPGSAIAQKAIAEMYHHFNANFGYQYSLEAFSGVGQLYITDERFTKNIDKYGEGLSKFLAEAMAIYTENKK; translated from the coding sequence ATGAAATCCAATGAAGTATCAGAAATTACAGGAATCAGCGTTCGTACACTGCACCATTATGATGCGATGGGGCTCCTCTGCCCGGGCCGTAATCCGGAAAACGGCTATCGCGAATATGCGGCGGAGGATATCGATAAATTGCAGCAAATACTGTTTTTCAAGGAATGCGGCTTTCCCCTTGCAAAAATCAAAGAACTGCTGAACAGACCGGATTTTGACAGAGCAAAGGCATTTGATATACAAAAGAAATATCTGCTTCATGAAAAGAAGCGCATCGATTCCATGCTGAAAACTCTTGAAAAGTCCATTCAAAACATGAAAGGAGAACTTGAAATGAGTGAAAAAGAAAAATTTAACGGATTTGATTTTACCAGCAATCCTTATGAAGAAGAGGCTCGCCGACTGTGGGGTGACGAAAAAATAGATCAAAACAATGCCTATATAGCCGGTTTATCCAACGAGGAGCAAAAGGCTATTGCTAAAGGCATGGACGATTTATTCATGAACCTATCGAAGGTACGGATGGAATCGCCCGGCTCTGCTATCGCCCAAAAGGCTATAGCAGAGATGTACCATCATTTTAATGCCAACTTTGGCTATCAATATTCTCTGGAAGCCTTCTCAGGAGTAGGCCAGCTCTACATCACTGACGAACGATTTACCAAAAATATTGACAAATACGGCGAAGGTCTTTCTAAATTCCTGGCAGAAGCTATGGCTATCTATACGGAGAATAAAAAATAA
- a CDS encoding helix-turn-helix transcriptional regulator, whose translation MKNRVEELRKERKLSQDEFAKAIRVSRQTVSSIETGKYNPSLELAFTISDFFGKTIEEIFIFERSGKNEKK comes from the coding sequence GTGAAAAATAGAGTGGAAGAATTGAGAAAGGAACGCAAATTGAGCCAAGATGAGTTTGCAAAGGCAATAAGAGTATCAAGGCAAACTGTTAGTTCGATTGAAACGGGAAAATATAATCCGTCTTTAGAGTTAGCGTTTACCATATCTGATTTTTTTGGTAAAACAATAGAGGAGATATTTATATTTGAAAGGAGCGGGAAAAATGAAAAAAAATAA